Below is a window of Brachyspira hampsonii DNA.
ACTATACCGCTTTCAATACTATATTATTTCTTATATTCAAACGGATACTTATCTTTTTTACTTGGAAAAAATACGCCTAATTTCTCCTTTCCTCAATTAATGTTATTAACAGTAATATTCACATTTACAGGTTTTCTGGGCGATATGGGTGAAAGTCTTATAAAAAGAATGTATGACACTAAAGATTCAAGTAAGTTATTTCCGGGTCATGGAGGAGTGTTTGATATATTCGATAGTGTAATACTTACTGCTCCAATATCATACTATGTATTTCTATTAATACAATAAAAATTAAAAATAATATAATATATCTTAATTTTTTAATCAAAATAAATAATTACCGTATTAATGCAGTAATTTATTTGTTTGAATTAGTTTAAAAAAACAATATAATAAAATTATATTAAAATAGAGGTATAAATTTTATGGCAAAAAAGTTATTTATATTATTTTTTATTGCAGTTATTTTTATAGCATCATGCAGTAAAAATAATACTCAAACAGCTTCTTCAACAGAATTGCCTGTTATAGATGAAAATACAGAAACAGAAATAACAATATGGGCATGGAATGTAGCTGCCAGAGCATTAACAGAAATGGCAGATATATTTATGCAAAAATATCCAAAAATAAAAGTTAATGTTCAGGAATTCGGAGGAGTACAGGCTTATGAAAAATATGGAGTCGTATTAGCTTCTGGTAAAGAAATACCTGATATAATGCAAATAGAAAGTGATTTTGTACAAACTTATGCTGAAAATTATCCTCAATTCTTTTTAGATATGAAATCATTAGCCCCTGCCGATATAGATTCTAAAGTGGATCCGTCCAAAGTATCAACAAGCTATGACAGCACAGGAAAATTAGTTGCTATAGCTTGGGATTCAGGTCCTGTAGTTGTATTTTATAGAAGTGATTTATTTAAAGAAGCTGGCATAGATCCTAATACAATCACTACTTATGATGAATATATAGCAGCCGGAAAAAAATTCCAAGAAAAATTTCCTAATATAAAATTCATAGGAAATATGTTTGTTCAAGATGACGGCGTATGGAGAAATATGCTAGTTCAAAATGATACTTATTATTTAAATAAAAATGGAGAAATAACTATATCATCTCCTAAAGCTATAGAAAGCACAAAAGTTTTAAGAAGTTTTATAGATGAAGGAATAATGGCAAACACTCTTAATTGGGACGGTTCTATAAGAGCAAGCAAAAACGGAGAAATAGCAACTTATCTATCCGGTGCTTGGTGGAGCGGTACTATAAAAGACCAAATGCCTGAAATGAAAGGTAAATGGGCTATTATGCCTATGCCTGCTTATACAAAAGGAGGAGTAAGAGCTTCTTCTCATGGCGGTTCTACTCTAACTATAACTGCTTCTGATCCTGTTAAACAAGCTGCAGCATGGGCTTTTATAGAACATTCTTTATTAAATGTTGACAGTCAATTATTAATGTATAAAAATTACGGATTATTCCCATCATATTTACCTGTTTATGATGACCCTAGATTCCAAGAACCTGATGAATATTTCGGAGAAGGATTTAATCAAATGTTGGGAGATATAACAAAACAAATACCAGCAGCTATTTATACTTCATCTGATTATTCTGATATTAGAAGTATATGTGTCGGTGCTTATGAAGCTATTATGAATGATAATGCCGATATACAAAAAACTCTTGAAGATGCCGCATCACAAATAAGCAGCACTACAGGAAGAACAATAGCAAAATAAAAATAATTTTTTAGTTGAGGGGATATGATTTTTATCCTCTCAATTATTAGGATATATTATGACGATAAAAAAAAATATTACACCTTGGATATTTCTGGCACCAGCCCTATTTTTTATAGCTGTATTTAGTATATATCCTCTATTTGAAACAATAGTATTAAGTTTTATGAAGCAAAATAGAGGAGTCCTTACATTTGCAGGTATAGAAAATTATAAAAGACTATTTTCAGATCAATACTTTTTTATATCCTTAAAAAACTCACTAATCTATTTAATAATACAAGTACCAATAATGACTATATTATCTATACTTCTAGCTATAATACTGCATAGAGGAATTACAAAATTAAAAAGTATGTATAGAACAGCATTCTTTATACCTTTTATAGTAGAATCAGTAGCTTATAGTTTAATATTTGTATTATTGTTTCAGGAAAGAGGTGTTGTTAACTTTTTGTTTTCTCTATTTAATATAGGTCCTATAATGTGGCTTACACAAACTTGGCCTGCAAGAATAGTAATAATGCTAATCATAACATGGAGATGGACTGGATATAATATGGTAATAATATTGGCAGGACTTCAAACTATACCTGAAGACTATTATGAAGCCTCAAGAATAGATGGTGCTAATGCATTTCAGCAATTTTTTTATATAACTATACCAATGCTTAAGCCTGTTATATTATTTTCAACTATACTATCAACAATAGGAACTTTAAATTTATTTACAGAAGCATACTTATTGACAAATGGAGGTCCTAATAATTCTAAAATAACTTTAGGATTATATATATACAGACAAGCATTCCAATCTCTAAACTTAACTTATGCTGCAACAATATCTGTAGCAATACTTGTAATAGTTGGAGTTCTTTCAAGACTGCAAATGAAATTTGGGGGAAATAGCAAATGAATAAAAATAAACAGCAGAAAATAACTAGAATAATATTATATATCGTTCTAACGATAGCTATGATAGCATGCATATATCCTCTAATATTCATGTTCATAGCAGCAACTAGAGAGTCAGGTGATATATTTTTATTTCCTCCTCCTATAACTTTTGGAAGTAAATTTTTAGAAAATTTGAAAAATCTTCAGGAAAGAATTCCAATATGGTATGCTCTATTTAATTCATTAAAAATAGCCATAATATACACTATTATTAATTTATTGATATGTTCTATGGCTGCTTATGCTATATCTAAATTTAATTTCAAAGGTAAGAATATAGTATTTGTTATCATAATGCTTACTATGATGCTTCCAGGTCATGCTAAATTAGTGCCTTTATATAGAATGATGACAACTTTAAATATACAAAATACTCATTTAGCAATAATACTTCCGGATATAGCAGGAGCTTTCTGAATATTTTTAATGAGGCAGAATTTTCATAGTGTACCGGATACATTAATAGAAGCTGCTAGAATAGATGGAGCTAATGAATGGACTATATTTGCCAAAATAGTGATGCCTTTAATGATACCCGCTTTAACTGCTTTGGGAATATATATGTTTGTTGCAGAATGGACTAACTTTACTTGGCCTTTAATAATATTAAATAGCCCTGAAAAATTCACATTACCAGTAGCATTATCACAATTAAAATCTGACACCAGAATAGATTACGGACAAATTATGGTCGGAGCTATATTTGCTGTAGTTCCTATAATGGCTGTATTTTTAGCTTTACAAAAATACTTCATATCCGGATTGACAGGCGGTTCTGTAAAAGAATAAAAATAACATATAAAAAAAGGATTTAACTTTTAATAGTTAAATCCTTTTTTATTTATTACTTATATATTAATTAATTTAAGCACTATAAACTATATCGCCGTCAACTATAGTTTTTAATATCTTAATATCTTTTATTTCTTTAGTGTCAACTTCAAATATATCCCTATCTAAAACAACAAAGTCAGCTAATTTATCTTCTTCAATACTTCCTTTAATATTATCTTCAGAAGACATATAAGCACTTCCCATAGTATATAAATAAACTGCTTCTTTTACTGTAAGTTTTTCCTGAGGCATCCATCCATTTTCAGGCCATCCATTTAAATCCTCTCTATTAACAGCACAATGTATTCCTTCCATAACACTAATGTCATCAACAGGACCTGATGATCCAAATCCAATATGTACGCCCATATCTTTAGCAGTTTTATAAGCATAACAAGTAGAAGATTTTTCTTTACCTACCCTATTTTCAACAATATGCATATCATAATGAAGGAATATAGGCTGATAATATATACCTACATTTAACTGCTTCATTCTTTCAAATAATTGTTTATCTGTTATTTGAGCATATACTAAACCATTTCTTCTATATTTAAAATCTTTGGTATCTTTTATTTTTTCTATAGAATTTAATGCCATGTCAATAGCACCATCTCCCGTAGCCTGTATAGCCAAAGAATAGTCCAAGCTATTAGCATATTCTACTAATTCATCAAGTTCTTCCTGTTTATACTGTGTAACGCCTCTGAAACCTTTAGCATCATTATAATCATCTCTCAAAAGTGCTGTCCTTGAACCTATACCGCCGTCTATAATAAGTTTTATACGAGCTACTTTAAATCTTTCATCATTAATATATTGATAATAATAATATTCTCTAAAATCATCTATATCTTTTTTATTAATAAATTGTGCCTGTTCGCATACTCTGATTTTTAATTTTTTCTCTCTATGAAGTTTTTGATAGGCATCTATAATTTTTCTATAATCAAAATCAGGCAAACTTCTTAAATCATCTGTCTGTACAGAAGTTATACCCATTTTAAAAAATTCTTCCTGAGTATCTAATATTATTGATTTTAAAGTATCTATTTCTAATGACTTAATTTTTGATAAAATTAATATCATATCTTTAGAGCTTATAAGTCCGTTTTCAAAATCTATACTGTCAGATTTCATTTTTTCAGTAATACCGCAAATTTCAAGTGCCTTACTATTTGCTACTATCATTTCACCGCATACTCTTCTAAAGGCTACAGGAAATTCACTAGATATGCTGTCTAAATCATTTTTATTAAGCATTCTTTTCTCTTCAAAATAATCCTGATTCCAGCCCCAGCCTATAAGCCAGCCTTCATATTTTTCAGCATTTTTAGCTAATTCAATAACCTCTCTTATAGATTCGCATTTGCTTAAATTAAGCATAGTATTAAAACGGGCAAAACCTACAAAATTAACACAGCTGTCATTAAATCCCGGTATAACGGTTCTGCCTTCCAAATCAATAATTTCTTTAGCATCTGCATATTTTTTTAATACTTCTTCATTAGTTCCTGCAAATGCTATTCTGCCGTTTTCAACAGCTAAAGCCTCATAAATACTGTCATTTTTATCCATAGAGTATATTTTGGCATTTTTAAAAATTCTCATATTTGACTCTTCCTCCATTTTATTTTACTTATAACATAGATTTTATACTGTCTATTTCTTCATTAACCAAAAGCCATTCATTCTCTGTTTCTTCTATCAGCTTTTTTACTTCTAAAAGTCTTTTGCTTTTTTCATCATCATAATTCACAGATGTTTCAAAAAACTTTAATATCTCAGCTTCTTCTTTTTTATAATCCTCTATTTTGTTTTCATGTTTTTTAAGCAAAGACTCGCATTTAGAAAGTCTGTTTCTAATTTTTTTTCTCTCTTCATAATTATTAGTATTTTTATCATCTCGGCTGCCATTTTCTTTAACATTACTTTTATTTTGATACTCTAATTCTTTTTCTTCTTCCTCTAAAGCCTCCAGCCTTACCCTATAAACATAAGCTTCATAATCACCTGAATAAAGAGAAAGTTTTTTATCTTTAACCTCTATAATAGTGTCAGCAAGCAAACTAGCAAAAGTTCTGTCATGCGAAGTAAAGAATATTGTTCCGCCGTAATCTCTTAAAGAAGAAGCAAGTGCCTCAACAGTTTCAAAATCCAAATGGTTAGTAGGCTCGTCCAATATAAGAACATCAGCACATTGTGTAATAGCAGCAAGAAGTGAAAGCCTCGCCATCTCCCCTCCGCTTAAAACCTTTACATCTTTATTAACATCATCTCCTGAAAATAAAAAACTTCCTAAAAGTGTCAAAAGCTCCTGAGTCAATAAACCTTGTTTGGCATTCTTCTTTAGATATGATAATACCGTATCATTTGAAGTTACATTTTTATAAGTATCCTCTCCGAAATATGCTATTTTTATGCCATAAGAATAATTATAAGTACCGGATACAGGATTAAGTCTGCCTGCTATAGTTCTTAAAAAAGTAGTTTTACCTTCTCCGTTTTGCCCTAAAACAGCTACTCTGCTTCCTCTAGGTATTTCTATTCTTCCGCTTTCAGCAACTATTTTTTCACCGTATCCTACAACCAAATCATCAGATATGAGAGCAAAACCTTTTTTTTCTGGAACTTCAGGAAGTTTTATTTTTACATTTTTGGCAGGGTGAGTAATTTCTATAGTTTTTAATTTTTCTATCTGCTTTATACGGGATTGTACTGCTTTTGCCTTAGTAGCTTTATATCTGAATCTTTCAACAAATCTTTCTAAATGGGCTTTTCTCTCCTCTATATTTTTATTATACTTTTTTATTGTATACTCTTTTTCTTCTTTGTATTCAAAATAATCTTCTATATTTCCTGGAAAATATGTTATTTTGCCGTTCTCCATTTCTATAGTTTTTTCGCAGGTTGTTTTAAGAAATTCCCTATCATGCGAAACTATCAAAAAACCTCCGTTATAATCTGTTAAAAAATTTTCCAAATCTATCAATGTATTTAAGTCCAAAAAGTTTGAAGGTTCATCTAATATTAAGAAATTAGGTTCATAAAGCATCATTTCCGAAAGTTTAACTCTCATTCTATATCCGCTTGATAAACTTCCCAAATTATTATTAACTTTTATATGATCTATTCCAAATCTGCTTGCTATTTTAGAACATTTCCAAGATTCTTTTGCTGTAACTCTTGTAAGATAATCAATTACCTTCTCATTATCGTCAAAATCTCCCTGCTGACGAAGATATCCTATTTTTACATCATCAGAAAATATTATCTCGCCGTCATCAGCCTCTTCAAGCCCCATAAGAATTTTTAAAAGAGTAGTTTTTCCTGCTCCGTTTCTTCCTATCATTCCTATTTTGGATTTCTCTTCTATAAGCAAATTGACATTATCAAGTAATACCTTATGGACAAATCTCTTAGATATATTTACTATATTTATAATACTTTTAGCCATATTTCATTTTAACTTAAATATTTTTTATTTATTATTAAGCATTAATTCTATAATAATTTTAAAAAATATTCAAACATAAAAATGAAATAATTATATTAATTATTCTTTTGAAATTTCTATAAGTTTATATACTAAACTCTTGAAATATTTTCCTCTCTCTTCATAATTTTTAAACATATCAAAGCTGCTGCATCCTGGAGATAATAGAACAGTATCTCCGTTTATTGATATTGCCGAAGCGTAATTAAAAGCATCTGTAAAATCTTTTATAATAATCTTATTCTCAAAATGTATCATTTCATTAAGAGTATCAGCAGCCTCTCCTATAAGTATTAATTTTTTTACTCTGCTTTCTATGATATTATTTAAAGAAGTAAAATCTATATTCTTATTTCTGCCGCCCATTATAAGTATTATATCTTTATCAAAAGATTTTAAAGCACTCATTACAGAATTCATTGATGTCGCTTTTGAATCATTTATATATTTTACTCCATTAATCTCAGCAACTAATTCAAGTCTATGTTCTATACCCCTAAAATTATTCACAGCTTTTTCTATATGATCTGCCGGTATATCATCTTTCAAACATATCAATACTGCAGCCAATATGTTAGCTATATTATGTTTACCTATGACCTTTCTATTAGCTATAGAAAATAATTTTTGATTCTCATAATATATACAATCATCTTCTTCATTATAATATATTGTAGCAAATTTACTTTTTAAAGAAAATGTAAGAAGCTTCATTTTACAATTATAATTAAGTTCATTATACCAAATATTAGTATATATATTATCATAATTTAGTATAAGAAAATCATTTTTATTTTGATTAATAGCTATATTCTTTTTTGTATTAAAATAATCTTCTATATCTTTGTATCTGTCAAGATGATCTTCTGCAATATTCAATACGGCAGCTATATGAGCATGAAATTTTTCAACCGTTTCTAATTGAAAACTTGAAAGCTCCAATATAATATCTTCATCAGACTCTATAGTTTCAATCTCTTTTGAAAATGTATTTCCGACATTGCCAAGAAGCCTTGCTTTTTTATATGAACTTATTATTTTATGAACAAGAGTAACAGTAGTAGTTTTTCCGTCTGTGCCTGTTACTGCAATATAATTTCTATTAGGAAGAAAATTATATGCAAACTCAATTTCACCAATGATTTTTATTTTTCTTCTTTTAGCTTCTTTAACTATAGGTATAGTATGCGGAATACCTGGTGAAATTATTATAAGAGTTATGCCGTCTAAAATAGATATTTCCTGATTTCCAAAAAAGAGTTTTGCATTTTTATCTTTTAATCCTTCTATACTCTCTTTGAGTTCTTCTTCTGTTTTACTATCACTTAAAGCATATTTGATATTAGCATCAAAATTGATATTAATATCATATAATATATTAGCTATACTTACTCCGCTTCTTACAGTAGCACCCAATATCAAAATATTTTGTTTTTTTAAGACTTTTATATATGTTTTATTCAAATCGAGAATCATTTTTAACACACCAAATAATTATTTTTTATATACAGTTTATTATAACAAAATAATGATAAATTTAAATAATATATTTTTAAATTTGAGGTATATATATTTCAGCACTGGAATATAATACAGCTTTTCCTGCTAATTTGACACGATTTCCATTAAGGCTGCAATATAATATACCGCCTCTTTTAGAAGCTTGAAATGCCAAGATATCTTTTTTACATAGCTTATATGCCCATAAAGGAACAACATGACAATGTCCTGAACCGCAAACAGGATCTTCATAAACATTCAATTTAGGAGCAAAACTTCTTGTAACACAATCATATTCAGAACCTTTAGAAGTTATATGTAATAAAAGTCCCTGAAGATTTTTTACCTTTTCGATATTAATATTTGCCTCAAAAACTTGATTTTCATTTTCAAGCACACATAACAAATCTCTGCCGATATATGCTTCTAAAGGTTTAAATCCTATAGCATGTTCCATTTCATCTGTAACATCTATTTTTGTTAATTCATAAGCTGGAAAGTCCATTTCATATAAATCATTATGTTTAATAACATTTAAAACTCCGCTTTTAGTTTTGAAAGATATATTATTTAACTTATTATCAACTATATTCATCAATATATATGCTGACGCCAAAGTAGCATGTCCGCATAAATCTATTTCGCCGCCTGGAGTAAACCATCTAAGTTCATAATAATTATTATTTTCTAATACGAATGCAGTCTCAGAAAGATTATTCTCTTTTGCAATATTAAGCATCATATCATCTGAAAGCCATTTATTTAATAAACAAATAGCAGCTGGATTTCCTCTAAAAACTTTATCAGTAAATGCATCCACAATATATTGTTTAAATGAATAATTATTCATTCTATACCCCATAAAAAATTATTTTTATAGAGATTAATTATAACAAAATAATAATAAATTTAAATGCCTTATTCTTCATTAGATAAAAATTAATTATTACATAATAATAAAACTATATATTAATTTCTTTTATAGTATCATTTTCAATATAATATATAATCCCAAACATATCATTAAAAAAGCAATTATTATTATTTATAACTGCAATATTTTTTACAGTACTATTTTTTATATTATAGCTATTAACATTTATACAATATTTATTAAAATCCAAAGCTATTAAATTATCATTGTAAAAATATAACTTACCATGCACTTCATTATTTTCATCTAAACTAAATAAATTAATATTAATAGATTTATAACTTTCTAAATATCTATACTTATCACTATT
It encodes the following:
- a CDS encoding ABC-F family ATP-binding cassette domain-containing protein, producing the protein MAKSIINIVNISKRFVHKVLLDNVNLLIEEKSKIGMIGRNGAGKTTLLKILMGLEEADDGEIIFSDDVKIGYLRQQGDFDDNEKVIDYLTRVTAKESWKCSKIASRFGIDHIKVNNNLGSLSSGYRMRVKLSEMMLYEPNFLILDEPSNFLDLNTLIDLENFLTDYNGGFLIVSHDREFLKTTCEKTIEMENGKITYFPGNIEDYFEYKEEKEYTIKKYNKNIEERKAHLERFVERFRYKATKAKAVQSRIKQIEKLKTIEITHPAKNVKIKLPEVPEKKGFALISDDLVVGYGEKIVAESGRIEIPRGSRVAVLGQNGEGKTTFLRTIAGRLNPVSGTYNYSYGIKIAYFGEDTYKNVTSNDTVLSYLKKNAKQGLLTQELLTLLGSFLFSGDDVNKDVKVLSGGEMARLSLLAAITQCADVLILDEPTNHLDFETVEALASSLRDYGGTIFFTSHDRTFASLLADTIIEVKDKKLSLYSGDYEAYVYRVRLEALEEEEKELEYQNKSNVKENGSRDDKNTNNYEERKKIRNRLSKCESLLKKHENKIEDYKKEEAEILKFFETSVNYDDEKSKRLLEVKKLIEETENEWLLVNEEIDSIKSML
- a CDS encoding ABC transporter substrate-binding protein encodes the protein MAKKLFILFFIAVIFIASCSKNNTQTASSTELPVIDENTETEITIWAWNVAARALTEMADIFMQKYPKIKVNVQEFGGVQAYEKYGVVLASGKEIPDIMQIESDFVQTYAENYPQFFLDMKSLAPADIDSKVDPSKVSTSYDSTGKLVAIAWDSGPVVVFYRSDLFKEAGIDPNTITTYDEYIAAGKKFQEKFPNIKFIGNMFVQDDGVWRNMLVQNDTYYLNKNGEITISSPKAIESTKVLRSFIDEGIMANTLNWDGSIRASKNGEIATYLSGAWWSGTIKDQMPEMKGKWAIMPMPAYTKGGVRASSHGGSTLTITASDPVKQAAAWAFIEHSLLNVDSQLLMYKNYGLFPSYLPVYDDPRFQEPDEYFGEGFNQMLGDITKQIPAAIYTSSDYSDIRSICVGAYEAIMNDNADIQKTLEDAASQISSTTGRTIAK
- a CDS encoding carbohydrate ABC transporter permease; its protein translation is MRQNFHSVPDTLIEAARIDGANEWTIFAKIVMPLMIPALTALGIYMFVAEWTNFTWPLIILNSPEKFTLPVALSQLKSDTRIDYGQIMVGAIFAVVPIMAVFLALQKYFISGLTGGSVKE
- a CDS encoding amidohydrolase codes for the protein MRIFKNAKIYSMDKNDSIYEALAVENGRIAFAGTNEEVLKKYADAKEIIDLEGRTVIPGFNDSCVNFVGFARFNTMLNLSKCESIREVIELAKNAEKYEGWLIGWGWNQDYFEEKRMLNKNDLDSISSEFPVAFRRVCGEMIVANSKALEICGITEKMKSDSIDFENGLISSKDMILILSKIKSLEIDTLKSIILDTQEEFFKMGITSVQTDDLRSLPDFDYRKIIDAYQKLHREKKLKIRVCEQAQFINKKDIDDFREYYYYQYINDERFKVARIKLIIDGGIGSRTALLRDDYNDAKGFRGVTQYKQEELDELVEYANSLDYSLAIQATGDGAIDMALNSIEKIKDTKDFKYRRNGLVYAQITDKQLFERMKQLNVGIYYQPIFLHYDMHIVENRVGKEKSSTCYAYKTAKDMGVHIGFGSSGPVDDISVMEGIHCAVNREDLNGWPENGWMPQEKLTVKEAVYLYTMGSAYMSSEDNIKGSIEEDKLADFVVLDRDIFEVDTKEIKDIKILKTIVDGDIVYSA
- a CDS encoding carbohydrate ABC transporter permease, whose protein sequence is MNKNKQQKITRIILYIVLTIAMIACIYPLIFMFIAATRESGDIFLFPPPITFGSKFLENLKNLQERIPIWYALFNSLKIAIIYTIINLLICSMAAYAISKFNFKGKNIVFVIIMLTMMLPGHAKLVPLYRMMTTLNIQNTHLAIILPDIAGAF
- a CDS encoding PhzF family phenazine biosynthesis protein, which produces MNNYSFKQYIVDAFTDKVFRGNPAAICLLNKWLSDDMMLNIAKENNLSETAFVLENNNYYELRWFTPGGEIDLCGHATLASAYILMNIVDNKLNNISFKTKSGVLNVIKHNDLYEMDFPAYELTKIDVTDEMEHAIGFKPLEAYIGRDLLCVLENENQVFEANINIEKVKNLQGLLLHITSKGSEYDCVTRSFAPKLNVYEDPVCGSGHCHVVPLWAYKLCKKDILAFQASKRGGILYCSLNGNRVKLAGKAVLYSSAEIYIPQI
- the murD gene encoding UDP-N-acetylmuramoyl-L-alanine--D-glutamate ligase, with translation MILDLNKTYIKVLKKQNILILGATVRSGVSIANILYDININFDANIKYALSDSKTEEELKESIEGLKDKNAKLFFGNQEISILDGITLIIISPGIPHTIPIVKEAKRRKIKIIGEIEFAYNFLPNRNYIAVTGTDGKTTTVTLVHKIISSYKKARLLGNVGNTFSKEIETIESDEDIILELSSFQLETVEKFHAHIAAVLNIAEDHLDRYKDIEDYFNTKKNIAINQNKNDFLILNYDNIYTNIWYNELNYNCKMKLLTFSLKSKFATIYYNEEDDCIYYENQKLFSIANRKVIGKHNIANILAAVLICLKDDIPADHIEKAVNNFRGIEHRLELVAEINGVKYINDSKATSMNSVMSALKSFDKDIILIMGGRNKNIDFTSLNNIIESRVKKLILIGEAADTLNEMIHFENKIIIKDFTDAFNYASAISINGDTVLLSPGCSSFDMFKNYEERGKYFKSLVYKLIEISKE
- a CDS encoding carbohydrate ABC transporter permease, which translates into the protein MTIKKNITPWIFLAPALFFIAVFSIYPLFETIVLSFMKQNRGVLTFAGIENYKRLFSDQYFFISLKNSLIYLIIQVPIMTILSILLAIILHRGITKLKSMYRTAFFIPFIVESVAYSLIFVLLFQERGVVNFLFSLFNIGPIMWLTQTWPARIVIMLIITWRWTGYNMVIILAGLQTIPEDYYEASRIDGANAFQQFFYITIPMLKPVILFSTILSTIGTLNLFTEAYLLTNGGPNNSKITLGLYIYRQAFQSLNLTYAATISVAILVIVGVLSRLQMKFGGNSK